From a single Calothrix sp. NIES-2098 genomic region:
- a CDS encoding ABC transporter substrate-binding protein, which translates to MKDNSLRIVSLIPSGTEILAALGLADAIVGRSHECDYPPEIQNRPICTKARLDSNGASSAIHNEVNNLLQSALSIYEINTEILEELQPTHIVTQDQCDVCAVSLQDVEKAVANLIDTSPQIISLQPNLLQDVWNDIERVGNIFAVDSVKLLEDLEARVKICQQKIQGLSLTELPSVACIEWTDPLMVAANWIPELVNLVGGQTLFSSAGKPSSTLEWDTLIASNPDVIIFMPCGWDLYRTRQEAQQFTQRSEWQKLHAVQTGRVYITDGNSYFNRPGPRLVDSLEILAEMLHPEIFDYGYKGTAWQALSADEVISVPVS; encoded by the coding sequence ATGAAAGATAACAGTCTAAGAATTGTCTCACTAATTCCTAGTGGAACAGAGATTTTAGCGGCACTGGGTTTAGCTGACGCAATTGTAGGGCGATCGCATGAATGTGACTACCCTCCAGAAATTCAAAATCGCCCTATTTGTACCAAAGCACGCTTAGATAGCAATGGAGCAAGTAGCGCAATTCACAATGAGGTTAACAATTTATTGCAATCTGCTCTGAGTATCTATGAAATCAACACTGAGATTCTAGAGGAATTACAGCCTACCCATATTGTGACTCAAGACCAGTGTGATGTTTGTGCAGTCAGCCTACAAGATGTAGAAAAGGCCGTTGCTAATCTCATCGACACTTCACCTCAAATTATTTCTTTACAACCCAATTTACTCCAAGATGTTTGGAACGATATTGAGCGAGTGGGGAATATTTTTGCTGTTGACTCAGTGAAGTTGCTAGAAGACTTAGAAGCGCGTGTCAAAATTTGTCAGCAAAAAATCCAAGGACTTTCTTTAACAGAATTACCTTCTGTCGCCTGTATCGAATGGACAGATCCGTTGATGGTAGCCGCTAACTGGATTCCGGAGTTAGTCAATTTGGTAGGAGGACAAACTCTATTTAGCTCCGCAGGTAAACCATCTTCTACGTTAGAGTGGGACACACTCATAGCTAGTAACCCAGATGTAATTATCTTTATGCCTTGCGGTTGGGATTTATATCGCACTCGCCAAGAAGCACAACAATTTACTCAACGTTCAGAATGGCAAAAACTTCATGCCGTTCAAACTGGTAGAGTCTATATTACTGATGGCAATTCCTATTTCAATCGTCCAGGGCCAAGGCTAGTAGATTCCTTGGAAATTTTGGCAGAAATGTTGCATCCTGAGATTTTTGATTATGGTTATAAAGGAACTGCTTGGCAAGCTTTATCGGCTGATGAAGTAATTTCTGTGCCTGTGAGTTAG
- a CDS encoding multi-sensor hybrid histidine kinase, whose amino-acid sequence MEGASPAAFAVAPIDEAAPLVTSMTCERINILLFCGTHLEVGAKKASDNVRSNASLVFSILSDLSRKNPINQPRFELIQAQEFLQGIHTLQTQAIDVAVLNLSVKDARDLKIISDVRSLAPKVAIIAIGDVDDEVRSLQALSLGAQDYLIASEIAPPLLRRRLLYAIEQQRRQLREQAIAVSIQNASQTEQLLSLSSLTEYQTQWRFLSEATFEGTIIHKRGVIVNANHVLAKMTGYEVAELIGKNSWELLTAESQELMIKNILSGSEKACEVIVVRKDGSTFFVELQGKIISYAGQKMHVVAARDITERKQSQETLQIREHARRKQSQTLVQLARSKRFQQGNLNAAFQEITEAAARTLSVQRVGVWLYTEDHSTLECVDLYDVRTKEHSSGLSLSKANCPDYFQALEEERSIAAHDAINDTRTQELSQSYLSVLGITSLLNAPIWLGGRLVGVVSHEHFGEVRQWTLEEENFAGSIADFVTLAIEASERNAAEAALRQSEAQFRAIFECSSIGIGLIDMKAQIVDANPALCQMLGYSREELCSKRFTDYVSPQKGDLDLLRQLLSGIRSDPEQLVERHRIEMEKLFLHKEGRLVWTHLSVSVIPDSNGNPEFFLTILEDITERKQTELKLRASQAAAEAGSRAKSEFLATMSHELRTPLNAIMGLSQLLQQEMVGQLNEKQKEYISCVYSSGEHLLALINDILDLSKVEAGKEELLLLPLLVTDVCNSVISTVSDQTLEKGLQLTSKIDPQADICVADERRIKQMLLNLLTNAIKFTPAGQVSLEVKKVSNGITFTVADTGIGIDANQFQFLFEPFKQLDSRLNRQYEGTGLGLALTRKLARLHGGDVTVESTLGEGSKFTLFLPEQPYLAEDESR is encoded by the coding sequence TTGGAAGGTGCATCTCCAGCAGCTTTTGCCGTCGCCCCGATTGATGAAGCTGCTCCACTGGTAACAAGCATGACTTGCGAACGAATCAACATTCTGCTGTTTTGTGGAACTCATTTAGAAGTTGGCGCGAAAAAAGCATCTGACAATGTCAGGAGCAATGCTAGCTTGGTGTTTTCCATACTCTCAGATCTAAGTAGGAAAAACCCTATAAACCAACCTAGGTTTGAGTTGATTCAGGCTCAGGAATTTTTACAGGGGATACATACTTTACAAACTCAAGCAATTGATGTTGCAGTCTTGAACTTGTCTGTGAAGGATGCTAGAGATTTAAAAATCATCTCTGATGTGCGATCGCTAGCTCCCAAGGTGGCGATAATTGCGATCGGGGATGTAGATGATGAGGTTCGCAGCTTGCAAGCTCTAAGTTTAGGCGCGCAAGACTATTTAATCGCTAGTGAGATCGCTCCTCCACTTTTACGGCGGCGATTGCTCTACGCGATCGAACAACAACGGCGTCAACTTAGAGAACAAGCGATCGCGGTTTCCATCCAAAACGCAAGTCAAACAGAGCAATTATTATCCTTATCTAGCTTAACTGAGTACCAAACACAATGGCGTTTTTTGTCAGAGGCAACTTTTGAAGGCACAATTATACATAAAAGGGGAGTGATTGTAAATGCTAATCATGTCCTGGCAAAAATGACAGGTTATGAAGTTGCAGAACTCATTGGCAAGAATAGCTGGGAACTCCTAACAGCAGAATCACAAGAGTTGATGATAAAAAATATACTTTCCGGTTCGGAAAAAGCTTGTGAAGTAATTGTAGTTAGGAAAGATGGCTCTACTTTTTTTGTAGAACTCCAAGGCAAAATTATTTCTTACGCAGGTCAAAAAATGCATGTGGTGGCAGCTAGAGATATTACAGAGCGCAAGCAGTCCCAAGAGACCTTGCAAATTAGAGAACATGCTCGCAGAAAACAAAGCCAAACGCTGGTGCAACTAGCAAGAAGTAAAAGATTTCAACAAGGTAATCTCAATGCGGCCTTCCAAGAGATTACAGAAGCGGCTGCACGCACTCTTTCAGTGCAGCGAGTTGGTGTATGGTTATATACCGAAGACCACTCAACGTTGGAATGTGTCGATTTGTATGATGTGAGGACAAAAGAACATAGCTCTGGCTTGTCACTATCGAAAGCGAATTGTCCTGATTATTTCCAAGCCTTGGAAGAAGAACGTAGCATTGCTGCCCATGATGCCATCAACGACACCAGAACTCAAGAATTATCCCAGTCTTACCTTTCTGTGTTAGGAATTACCTCACTGTTGAATGCACCAATTTGGCTGGGAGGTCGGTTAGTAGGTGTCGTATCTCACGAACACTTTGGTGAAGTACGCCAATGGACATTGGAAGAAGAGAATTTTGCCGGATCGATTGCAGATTTTGTCACCTTAGCCATAGAAGCCAGCGAACGTAACGCCGCAGAAGCAGCACTACGCCAAAGCGAGGCCCAATTTCGCGCAATTTTTGAGTGTTCTTCTATCGGTATCGGACTGATAGACATGAAAGCACAAATAGTTGATGCTAATCCAGCCCTATGTCAAATGCTAGGTTACAGCCGAGAAGAGCTATGTAGCAAGCGTTTTACAGATTATGTTTCTCCACAAAAAGGGGATTTAGATCTGCTGAGACAACTGCTTTCTGGTATTCGCTCCGATCCGGAACAGCTTGTCGAAAGACACCGAATTGAGATGGAAAAGTTGTTCTTACATAAAGAAGGACGGTTAGTTTGGACTCACCTATCAGTTTCAGTCATTCCAGATAGTAATGGGAACCCAGAATTTTTCTTAACTATTCTTGAGGACATTACAGAACGCAAGCAAACAGAATTGAAATTGCGTGCTTCTCAAGCAGCGGCTGAAGCTGGTAGCCGTGCCAAAAGCGAATTTTTAGCCACTATGAGCCACGAACTGCGGACACCACTAAATGCGATTATGGGTTTATCGCAATTGCTGCAACAAGAAATGGTTGGGCAGCTCAATGAAAAGCAAAAGGAATATATTAGTTGTGTATATAGTAGTGGCGAACATCTATTAGCACTAATCAACGATATTCTTGACCTGTCGAAAGTAGAAGCAGGTAAAGAAGAACTTTTGCTTTTACCTTTACTAGTTACAGATGTATGTAATTCTGTAATCTCAACAGTTTCCGATCAAACTCTAGAAAAAGGATTGCAACTTACCAGCAAGATCGATCCACAAGCTGATATTTGTGTAGCTGATGAACGGCGAATTAAGCAAATGCTACTCAATCTTCTGACTAACGCGATTAAATTCACTCCAGCCGGTCAAGTATCTTTAGAAGTCAAAAAAGTCAGTAACGGCATCACATTTACAGTTGCAGATACTGGTATTGGTATTGATGCTAATCAATTTCAATTTCTATTTGAACCCTTTAAACAGCTTGACAGCCGATTAAATCGCCAATATGAAGGTACTGGTTTAGGTTTAGCTTTGACACGCAAATTAGCGCGTTTGCATGGTGGAGATGTGACAGTAGAATCGACTTTAGGAGAAGGTAGTAAGTTTACCCTGTTTCTTCCCGAACAACCCTATTTGGCAGAGGATGAAAGTAGATAA
- a CDS encoding type 12 methyltransferase yields MQQLFPGEVFANTADFDTGIRQLLPRYDEMLEVITRCLPSTTHRILELGCGTGELSLKILQRCPDAQVIALDYSPRMLQFAQSKITAAGYENRWSCIEADFGDWANNPEKLGIGREFDACVSSLAIHHLQDEMKFKLFQQIATSINPHGCFWNADPILPESPVLVEVYKAAREQWAVEQRITLAEVRAKVGTSFTQGYSSQDQLATLDAHLQMLAKAGFATVAVPWKYYGMAVFGGWLCKF; encoded by the coding sequence ATGCAACAACTATTTCCCGGTGAAGTATTTGCCAACACTGCTGATTTCGACACGGGGATTCGCCAGCTATTACCTCGATATGATGAGATGCTGGAGGTAATTACCCGTTGTCTGCCTTCCACAACTCATCGCATTTTAGAATTAGGCTGTGGCACAGGGGAATTGAGTCTCAAAATACTCCAGCGTTGTCCAGATGCGCAAGTAATTGCCTTAGATTACTCGCCGCGAATGTTGCAATTTGCTCAAAGTAAAATAACCGCAGCGGGCTATGAAAATCGCTGGAGTTGTATCGAAGCAGATTTTGGCGACTGGGCAAATAATCCGGAAAAATTGGGTATAGGCAGGGAATTTGATGCTTGTGTGTCATCTTTGGCAATTCACCATCTCCAAGATGAGATGAAATTCAAATTATTTCAACAAATTGCTACCAGCATCAATCCTCATGGCTGTTTTTGGAATGCCGACCCCATCCTGCCGGAATCACCTGTATTAGTGGAAGTATACAAAGCCGCGCGAGAACAATGGGCAGTCGAACAGAGGATAACGCTGGCAGAAGTTCGTGCTAAGGTGGGCACAAGTTTTACACAAGGTTACTCAAGCCAAGACCAGCTAGCTACTTTAGATGCCCATTTACAAATGCTGGCAAAAGCTGGTTTTGCAACAGTAGCAGTACCTTGGAAATATTACGGGATGGCGGTTTTCGGGGGCTGGCTGTGCAAATTTTAG
- a CDS encoding GCN5-related N-acetyltransferase, which translates to MVSKNFIIKTVESPEEFAAIKAIRIAVFQEEQGVEPALEFDGKDEISQHLIAYLNQEAVGTARIRYLDNQTAKVERLAVLSRARGNGIGQQLMEKALKIIASKNIPEVVIHAQEYVKALYEKMGFVQEGEIFIEADISHVKMKNKL; encoded by the coding sequence ATGGTCAGCAAAAATTTTATTATTAAAACTGTTGAATCTCCTGAAGAATTTGCTGCAATTAAAGCAATTAGAATAGCCGTATTCCAGGAAGAACAAGGGGTAGAACCTGCTTTAGAATTTGATGGTAAAGATGAAATTTCTCAACATTTAATTGCTTATTTAAATCAAGAAGCTGTCGGTACTGCCAGAATTAGATATTTAGATAATCAAACTGCAAAAGTAGAAAGACTAGCTGTTTTATCTAGAGCTAGGGGAAACGGAATCGGTCAGCAACTCATGGAAAAAGCTTTAAAAATTATTGCTAGTAAAAATATTCCAGAAGTTGTCATTCATGCCCAAGAATATGTAAAAGCTTTATATGAAAAAATGGGTTTTGTACAAGAAGGAGAAATCTTTATAGAAGCAGATATTTCTCATGTAAAAATGAAGAATAAATTATGA
- a CDS encoding WD-40 repeat protein, giving the protein MSFKAWPFLVSRNLYLDYRTVVAPDFICNAQISNLLARATDGDLTDAGTAICRKITGSSVGDLTLIFQIIKGTKADIQCADETTILKDPFGREIYLIEGLVFHEILDNVAINHQAISAAHNQVREAYSEFWEITDPSPAKASTAFDLNDFIVSEQPLILKTVEPFQVKQSLQHSANYGQLSIKDSLKTEFPISSIAFSPDGKCLVSRFDNQTIQQWDLDNLNKPELLQKTSSHSFASNVVFSPDGNFIASGTYLNNRNSVWLWNNSQNKQQKPLNERAYFESDMEPGTVLALVFSPDGQTLVAGSKYKRLIVWDMLSYKKTILAENLSEVTTIAFSPNGEVLFSGEKDGIVKIWYPKKRIEGRTLVDNLSPINSIACSPDGKLLAIGCDKSLEVWDLTHETNIYSSTELGSINSVAFSPDSQVIAIGSKDGKVSIWDIKKQRNIFNFNQESEIRTIVFSSKNNLLGSCSQDGIIKIWQY; this is encoded by the coding sequence ATGAGTTTTAAAGCTTGGCCTTTCTTAGTTAGTCGTAATCTGTATCTAGATTATCGCACAGTCGTCGCGCCAGATTTTATTTGTAACGCCCAAATATCTAATTTACTAGCTAGAGCAACTGATGGTGATTTAACTGATGCTGGTACAGCTATTTGTCGTAAAATTACTGGGTCTAGTGTTGGAGATTTAACTTTAATATTTCAAATTATTAAGGGTACAAAAGCAGATATTCAGTGTGCTGATGAGACTACTATTTTGAAAGATCCATTTGGACGTGAAATCTATTTAATAGAGGGTTTAGTATTTCACGAAATTTTAGATAATGTAGCCATCAATCACCAGGCTATATCAGCAGCACATAATCAAGTTAGAGAAGCGTATAGTGAATTTTGGGAAATCACTGATCCTTCGCCAGCTAAAGCTTCAACGGCCTTTGATTTAAATGATTTCATTGTTTCTGAACAGCCTTTAATTCTTAAAACAGTAGAGCCATTTCAAGTAAAACAATCTTTACAACATTCGGCGAATTATGGACAGCTATCAATAAAGGATAGTCTCAAAACTGAATTTCCTATTAGCTCAATTGCGTTTAGTCCAGATGGTAAATGTTTAGTCAGTAGATTTGACAATCAAACAATACAGCAATGGGATTTAGATAATTTGAATAAACCTGAACTGTTACAAAAAACTTCATCTCACTCCTTTGCAAGTAACGTTGTTTTTAGTCCCGATGGTAACTTTATCGCTAGTGGTACTTATTTAAATAACCGCAACTCTGTCTGGCTTTGGAATAATTCACAAAATAAACAACAAAAGCCTCTTAATGAACGAGCATACTTCGAGTCTGACATGGAACCAGGAACGGTTCTAGCATTAGTTTTTAGCCCAGATGGACAGACGCTTGTTGCTGGTAGCAAGTATAAAAGGCTGATCGTTTGGGATATGTTGTCTTATAAAAAAACTATCCTGGCTGAGAATTTAAGTGAAGTCACAACAATTGCTTTTAGCCCTAATGGAGAAGTTTTATTTAGTGGTGAAAAAGACGGCATTGTAAAAATTTGGTATCCTAAAAAGCGGATAGAAGGTCGGACACTTGTTGATAATCTGTCGCCAATTAACTCTATTGCTTGTAGTCCTGATGGTAAACTTTTAGCAATTGGCTGTGATAAAAGTTTAGAAGTTTGGGACTTGACACATGAGACTAATATCTATTCTTCAACAGAGCTTGGTAGTATTAACTCAGTTGCCTTTAGCCCTGATAGTCAAGTTATAGCTATTGGTAGTAAAGACGGAAAAGTTAGCATTTGGGATATAAAAAAACAGCGAAATATATTTAATTTTAATCAGGAAAGTGAAATTAGAACAATAGTTTTTAGCTCTAAAAACAATCTATTAGGTAGTTGTAGCCAGGATGGAATAATTAAAATTTGGCAATATTAA
- a CDS encoding 1-pyrroline-5 carboxylate dehydrogenase — protein sequence MVLQVQTSTYEPKTQEIAKQLLEATQENRSFFASLRDQMRWDDKLLAWAMSNPGLRVQLFRFIDTLPALRSKPEIAAHLQEYLGDESVELPAALKGMLNFANPDSMPGQVAATTVATAVETLAHKYIAGENITQVIKTVERLRKEKMAFTIDLLGEAVITETEAKSYLERYLELIAQLVAASKNWKAIGAIDEADGEQLPKVQVSVKLTAFYSQFDPLDAEGSEARVSDRIRTLLRHAKELGAAVHFDMEQYAYKDITLNILKKLLTEEEFRQRTDIGITIQAYLRDSEQDAKDVIAWLKQRGYPLTIRLVKGAYWDQETIKAAQKHWPQPVYNDKAASDANFEAITQLLLENHQYVYAAIGSHNVRSQARAIAIAESLKVPRRCFEMQVLYGMGDKLAKALVDKGYRVRVYCPYGELLPGMAYLIRRLLENTANSSFLRQNLENRPIEELIAPPNIDLSHAKAQSQASALGGSADLKQLARKEEKVGFLGAADTDYAEEEERRKSAEAFQAVHQQLGRTYLPLINGEYVNTQEAIDSLNPSNFSQVIGKVGLISVEQAEQAMKAAKAAFPGWRKTPVKQRADILRKAADLMEQRRAELSAWIVLEVGKPVKEADAEVSEAIDFCRYYADEMERLDKGVNYDVSGETNRYLYQPRGIAVVISPWNFPLAIACGMTVAALVTGNCTLLKPAETSSVITAKLTEILVEAGIPQGVFQYVPGKGSQVGAYLVSHPDTHVIAFTGSQEVGCKIYAEASTLKPLQRHMKRVIAEMGGKNGIIVDESADLDQAVVGVVQSAFGYSGQKCSACSRVIVQQSIYDTFVQRLVEATKSLNIGEAELPSTQVGPVIDANARDRIREYIEKGKVEAKLALELPAPEQGYFIGPVIFSEVSPNGIIAQQEIFGPVLAVIKVKDFQEALAVANGTNFALTGGLYSRTPSHIQQAQQDFEVGNLYINRTITGAIVARQPFGGFNLSGVGSKAGGPDYLLQFLEPRTITENIQRQGFAPIEGAD from the coding sequence GTGGTATTACAAGTACAAACCAGCACCTACGAACCTAAAACCCAAGAAATTGCTAAACAACTTCTAGAAGCAACCCAAGAAAATCGCTCGTTTTTTGCCTCGCTTCGCGATCAAATGCGTTGGGATGATAAATTACTAGCTTGGGCGATGAGCAATCCTGGGTTACGGGTGCAATTATTTCGCTTTATCGATACATTACCTGCTTTACGCAGCAAACCAGAAATTGCTGCACATTTACAAGAATATTTAGGAGATGAATCTGTAGAATTACCTGCGGCTTTAAAAGGGATGCTCAATTTTGCTAACCCTGATTCTATGCCGGGACAAGTGGCGGCGACAACTGTAGCGACAGCCGTTGAAACTCTCGCTCATAAATATATTGCTGGGGAAAATATTACACAAGTTATCAAAACAGTTGAACGCTTACGTAAAGAAAAAATGGCTTTCACCATTGACTTACTTGGTGAAGCGGTAATTACAGAAACAGAAGCAAAATCTTACTTAGAACGCTATTTAGAATTAATCGCACAATTGGTAGCAGCATCGAAGAATTGGAAAGCGATTGGTGCTATTGATGAAGCAGATGGCGAACAGCTACCAAAAGTGCAAGTTTCTGTAAAGTTAACGGCGTTTTATTCGCAATTTGACCCCTTAGATGCTGAGGGTAGCGAGGCGAGAGTAAGCGATCGCATTCGCACTCTACTGCGTCATGCTAAAGAATTAGGCGCAGCTGTGCATTTTGATATGGAACAGTATGCCTATAAAGATATAACTCTGAATATTCTCAAAAAATTATTGACGGAAGAAGAGTTTAGGCAACGTACAGATATTGGCATCACAATCCAAGCATATCTGCGTGACAGCGAGCAAGATGCCAAAGATGTAATTGCTTGGTTGAAACAGCGTGGTTATCCTTTAACCATCCGTTTAGTCAAAGGCGCATATTGGGATCAGGAAACTATCAAAGCAGCGCAGAAACATTGGCCCCAGCCTGTTTACAATGACAAAGCCGCCAGCGATGCGAATTTTGAAGCCATCACTCAGTTATTGCTAGAGAATCATCAATATGTATATGCTGCCATTGGTAGTCATAACGTGCGATCGCAAGCTAGAGCAATAGCGATCGCAGAAAGTTTAAAGGTTCCCCGCCGTTGTTTTGAAATGCAAGTTCTCTACGGGATGGGGGATAAACTGGCGAAGGCTTTGGTTGATAAGGGTTATCGGGTAAGAGTTTATTGTCCCTATGGTGAATTATTGCCAGGGATGGCTTATTTAATTCGGCGCTTGTTGGAAAATACGGCTAATAGTTCGTTTTTACGGCAAAATTTGGAGAATAGGCCGATTGAGGAGTTGATAGCACCTCCCAATATAGATTTGTCTCACGCAAAAGCGCAAAGCCAAGCCAGTGCGTTGGGCGGCTCTGCCGACTTGAAGCAACTGGCGCGCAAAGAAGAAAAAGTAGGGTTTTTGGGTGCGGCGGATACTGATTATGCGGAGGAGGAAGAAAGAAGGAAATCGGCGGAGGCGTTTCAGGCTGTTCATCAGCAATTGGGGAGAACTTATTTACCACTAATTAATGGTGAGTATGTGAATACCCAGGAAGCGATTGATTCTCTCAATCCTTCTAATTTCAGTCAGGTAATTGGTAAGGTTGGACTTATCAGTGTTGAACAAGCTGAACAAGCGATGAAAGCGGCGAAGGCGGCTTTTCCTGGTTGGCGGAAAACGCCAGTGAAGCAACGCGCTGATATTTTGCGGAAAGCTGCTGATTTGATGGAACAGCGCCGCGCTGAACTTTCCGCTTGGATAGTTTTGGAAGTTGGGAAGCCAGTTAAGGAAGCAGATGCGGAGGTTTCGGAGGCGATAGACTTCTGTCGCTACTACGCCGATGAAATGGAACGGCTAGATAAAGGTGTCAATTATGACGTTTCGGGAGAGACAAACCGTTATCTTTACCAACCACGAGGAATTGCTGTAGTCATTTCGCCTTGGAATTTTCCTTTAGCGATCGCTTGTGGTATGACTGTAGCAGCGTTAGTCACTGGCAATTGTACTCTGCTCAAACCTGCGGAAACATCTTCTGTAATTACCGCCAAACTTACAGAAATTTTGGTAGAAGCTGGAATTCCTCAAGGTGTCTTCCAATATGTACCTGGTAAGGGTTCCCAAGTCGGTGCTTACTTGGTGAGTCATCCAGATACTCATGTGATTGCTTTTACCGGTTCTCAGGAAGTGGGATGTAAGATTTACGCAGAAGCATCTACACTCAAACCTTTGCAAAGGCATATGAAGCGAGTAATTGCAGAGATGGGTGGGAAGAATGGCATTATTGTAGATGAAAGTGCTGATTTAGACCAGGCTGTCGTTGGGGTAGTGCAATCAGCATTTGGCTATAGCGGACAAAAATGTTCTGCCTGTTCCAGAGTGATTGTGCAGCAATCGATTTACGATACCTTTGTGCAGCGGTTAGTAGAAGCCACAAAATCCCTGAATATTGGGGAAGCAGAGTTACCCAGTACCCAAGTCGGCCCGGTAATTGATGCTAATGCCCGCGATCGCATTCGCGAGTATATTGAAAAAGGTAAGGTAGAAGCAAAATTAGCGCTAGAGTTACCAGCACCAGAACAAGGCTATTTTATTGGGCCAGTCATCTTTAGCGAAGTATCACCCAATGGGATAATTGCCCAACAAGAAATTTTTGGCCCCGTACTAGCAGTAATTAAAGTAAAAGATTTTCAGGAAGCATTAGCCGTTGCTAACGGTACTAACTTCGCTTTAACTGGAGGACTTTACTCAAGAACACCATCTCACATCCAGCAAGCACAACAAGACTTTGAAGTCGGGAATTTATACATTAACCGTACAATTACAGGAGCGATCGTTGCCCGTCAACCCTTTGGTGGATTCAATCTTTCTGGTGTTGGTTCCAAAGCAGGCGGCCCCGATTACCTGCTACAATTCCTAGAACCGCGCACAATCACAGAAAATATTCAGCGCCAAGGTTTCGCACCAATTGAAGGTGCAGATTAA
- a CDS encoding peptidase M4, thermolysin, whose protein sequence is MARNKKKSIGLNCEHPQYSRCPICCIIPPHILQNVAVNGTPEQRSWAFQTLNVSAQLRGRRNIVGSVSFAPSPGVKRRTIYDAKNSESLPGTLVRGEGDPPSTDEAVNEAYDSAGATYDLFYEIFDRNSIDDKGLRLDSTVHYGVKYDNAFWNGDQMVYGDGDGELFQRFTKSIDVIAHELTHGVTQYEAGLQYYGEPGALNESFSDVFGALVKQKSKNQTVDQADWIIGEGLLAPTVKGVGIRSLKAPGTAYDDPVMGQDPQPALMKDKYTGFEDNAGVHINSGIPNYAFYLAAIEIGGYAWEKSGKIWYVTLRDRLRANANFKTAANATIKVAGELYGDNSQEQKAVQNAWQKVGVLK, encoded by the coding sequence ATGGCTCGAAATAAGAAAAAATCAATTGGTTTGAACTGTGAACATCCACAGTACTCTAGATGCCCTATCTGTTGTATTATTCCACCACATATATTGCAAAACGTCGCTGTCAATGGCACGCCGGAACAGCGTAGTTGGGCTTTTCAAACATTAAATGTTTCGGCACAACTAAGGGGAAGACGGAATATAGTAGGATCTGTCTCTTTTGCGCCATCTCCAGGTGTGAAGCGGCGTACTATCTACGATGCTAAAAATTCTGAAAGTCTACCCGGTACGCTAGTGCGTGGTGAGGGAGATCCTCCAAGCACTGATGAAGCTGTGAATGAAGCCTATGATTCGGCTGGGGCTACTTATGACTTATTTTATGAGATATTCGATCGCAACTCGATTGATGACAAGGGTCTGCGTTTAGACTCTACCGTGCATTATGGTGTCAAATACGATAATGCTTTCTGGAATGGCGACCAGATGGTTTATGGTGACGGTGATGGCGAATTGTTTCAACGCTTCACCAAATCTATTGATGTGATTGCTCATGAATTAACTCATGGAGTGACTCAGTATGAGGCTGGTCTACAGTATTACGGCGAACCAGGTGCGCTAAATGAGTCATTTTCGGATGTTTTCGGTGCTTTAGTAAAACAAAAAAGCAAAAATCAAACAGTAGACCAAGCAGATTGGATCATTGGTGAAGGTCTTTTAGCTCCGACTGTTAAAGGTGTTGGTATCCGTTCTCTCAAAGCACCAGGAACAGCATACGACGATCCAGTGATGGGTCAAGATCCGCAACCAGCCTTGATGAAAGATAAATATACTGGTTTTGAAGATAACGCTGGGGTGCATATAAACTCAGGCATTCCCAACTATGCTTTTTATTTAGCAGCAATAGAGATTGGCGGCTATGCTTGGGAAAAATCTGGCAAAATCTGGTATGTAACTTTGCGCGATCGCCTGCGTGCTAATGCTAATTTTAAAACAGCCGCCAATGCAACTATCAAAGTAGCTGGCGAACTCTACGGTGACAATAGTCAAGAACAAAAAGCTGTACAAAACGCTTGGCAAAAAGTAGGTGTACTTAAATAG